Proteins co-encoded in one Bacillus infantis NRRL B-14911 genomic window:
- a CDS encoding stage V sporulation protein AA, whose product MEKTVYVRLRNRIQVRPQASVQLKDIALIIADETLYERLGNLSIHHVSDHDRNIIVIDIVQVIQAIAAEKLQLDIQAVGPSQTIIEVIYKKKKASTAFFLLIWFLLFFGAALTIMNFHEDVSMQTVHQRIYTIITGKVEKKPLLFQIPYSLGLGLGMIIFFNHVFKKRLNEEPSPLEVEMFNYQQDLDRYVIMHENKESMKNLDDH is encoded by the coding sequence ATGGAAAAAACGGTTTATGTCCGGCTCAGGAACCGTATTCAAGTGCGTCCGCAGGCTTCCGTCCAGCTAAAGGACATTGCCTTGATTATTGCAGATGAAACACTTTATGAACGGTTAGGGAATCTTTCCATCCATCACGTTTCAGATCATGACCGGAATATCATTGTCATTGACATTGTCCAGGTGATCCAGGCCATTGCCGCAGAAAAGCTGCAGCTCGATATACAGGCTGTCGGTCCCTCCCAGACGATCATTGAGGTGATCTATAAAAAGAAAAAAGCATCCACAGCGTTTTTCCTGCTAATCTGGTTTTTGCTGTTTTTTGGTGCCGCACTGACAATCATGAATTTTCATGAAGACGTCAGCATGCAGACAGTGCATCAGCGGATTTATACAATCATCACCGGAAAAGTGGAGAAAAAGCCCCTGCTGTTCCAAATTCCCTATTCTCTTGGCCTTGGACTTGGCATGATCATTTTCTTTAATCATGTTTTCAAAAAAAGGCTCAATGAGGAGCCCAGCCCGCTGGAGGTTGAAATGTTCAATTACCAGCAGGATCTCGACCGGTATGTCATCATGCATGAAAATAAAGAAAGCATGAAGAACCTTGATGACCATTAG
- the sigF gene encoding RNA polymerase sporulation sigma factor SigF has translation MDVEVKTDKTQTYLKDHEVKELIQKSQAGDQGARDTIVQKNMRLVWSVVQRFLNRGYEPDDLFQIGCIGLLKSVDKFDLSYDVKFSTYAVPMIIGEIQRFIRDDGTVKVSRSLKEMGNKIRKAKDELTKTFGRIPTVTELSAYLEIPPEDIILAQEAGRTPSSIHETVYENDGDPITLLDQIDDGNDGKWFDQIALKEAIRELDERERLIVYLRYYKDQTQSEVAARLGISQVQVSRLEKKILQQMKDRMDM, from the coding sequence ATGGATGTGGAGGTAAAGACAGATAAGACCCAGACGTATCTCAAGGATCACGAGGTAAAAGAGCTCATACAAAAAAGCCAGGCAGGAGACCAGGGGGCACGGGACACGATTGTCCAGAAAAACATGAGGCTGGTCTGGTCAGTGGTCCAGCGTTTTCTCAACAGAGGATATGAGCCGGATGATTTATTCCAGATCGGCTGCATCGGCCTCTTGAAGTCGGTTGATAAATTTGATCTGAGCTATGATGTAAAGTTTTCAACCTATGCCGTTCCTATGATCATCGGGGAGATACAGCGTTTCATCCGGGATGATGGAACTGTGAAGGTGAGCCGCTCCCTGAAGGAAATGGGAAATAAAATCCGCAAGGCAAAAGACGAGCTGACCAAGACTTTTGGAAGGATTCCGACTGTAACAGAGCTTTCCGCTTATCTGGAAATCCCTCCTGAGGATATCATCCTTGCCCAGGAAGCAGGCAGGACGCCATCCTCCATTCATGAAACTGTATATGAAAACGACGGCGACCCTATCACACTGCTGGATCAGATCGATGATGGCAATGATGGCAAGTGGTTTGACCAGATAGCCCTCAAAGAGGCAATCCGCGAGCTGGATGAGCGGGAAAGGCTGATTGTTTATCTCAGATATTATAAAGATCAGACACAGTCTGAAGTGGCAGCAAGGCTGGGAATATCACAGGTGCAGGTCTCCCGGCTCGAGAAGAAAATCCTGCAGCAGATGAAAGACCGGATGGATATGTGA
- the spoIIAA gene encoding anti-sigma F factor antagonist, whose protein sequence is MSLMIGLEVKNDVLCIRLSGELDHHSADELREKATNAIESYGIRHIVLNLEQLSFMDSSGLGVILGRYKQIKQLHGEMVVCAISPAVQRLFDMSGLFKIIRLEPTEEFALQRLGVA, encoded by the coding sequence ATGAGTCTGATGATTGGATTGGAAGTAAAAAATGATGTGCTGTGCATTCGCTTAAGCGGAGAATTGGACCACCATTCGGCAGATGAATTAAGGGAAAAGGCAACAAACGCCATAGAGTCTTATGGGATCCGCCACATTGTCCTCAATCTGGAGCAATTATCCTTTATGGACAGCTCAGGCCTTGGAGTGATCCTGGGCAGGTATAAGCAAATTAAGCAGCTTCACGGCGAGATGGTCGTCTGTGCCATTTCACCGGCGGTACAGAGGCTATTCGATATGTCCGGGCTGTTTAAAATCATCCGTCTTGAGCCGACTGAAGAATTTGCACTTCAGCGATTGGGGGTTGCCTGA
- a CDS encoding stage V sporulation protein AE: MDERRKVILITDGDEYARRTAEHVAKDIGGRCISMSHGNPSVLSGPDIVKMIKKAPNDPVLVMFDDSGYVGEGLGETALKYVARHEDIEVLGVIAVASKTRQAEWTHVDVCVDRYGELTPYGVDKLGVPEMEIGKMNGDTVYCLDELDVPLIVGIGDIGKMSRRDHYEKGSPITKKAVELILERSGFYGGN; the protein is encoded by the coding sequence ATGGATGAACGCAGGAAAGTCATACTGATTACAGATGGCGATGAGTATGCAAGAAGGACTGCCGAGCATGTAGCGAAGGATATTGGCGGCAGATGCATCTCTATGTCCCACGGGAATCCATCTGTTTTGTCAGGACCTGATATCGTGAAGATGATCAAGAAAGCCCCCAATGACCCTGTACTTGTCATGTTTGATGACTCCGGCTATGTCGGCGAAGGGCTTGGTGAAACGGCCCTTAAATATGTGGCAAGGCATGAAGACATTGAGGTGCTCGGTGTAATAGCAGTTGCTTCAAAAACAAGGCAGGCGGAATGGACGCATGTGGATGTATGTGTCGACAGGTACGGTGAGCTTACTCCGTATGGTGTTGACAAGCTTGGTGTCCCTGAAATGGAAATTGGAAAAATGAACGGGGATACAGTCTACTGCCTCGACGAATTGGATGTCCCGCTGATTGTCGGAATCGGCGATATCGGCAAGATGTCACGAAGAGATCATTATGAAAAAGGCTCTCCCATCACCAAAAAGGCAGTGGAACTCATTCTGGAAAGGAGCGGATTTTATGGCGGAAACTAA
- the xerD gene encoding site-specific tyrosine recombinase XerD codes for MEDRLKDFVHFLLIEKGLANNTIVSYERDLKNYLKFIVKSEGLASLNEVQRVHIVQFLKKLKEQGKSAKTLARHIASIRAFHQFLLREKVCENDPSVHIESPQQERSLPKVLSMAEVETLLESPSDSSHYSLRDKAMLELLYATGIRVSELIGLQIGDVHLTMGFVRCIGKGNKERIIPIGKTASEAIERYLLHGRPNFVSKSRRDDTLFLNHHGRQLTRQGFWKILKKLAGDAGIEKELTPHTLRHSFATHLLENGADLRAVQEMLGHADISTTQIYTHVTKTRLKDVYSKFHPRA; via the coding sequence ATGGAAGACAGGCTGAAAGATTTTGTTCACTTTTTATTGATTGAAAAGGGACTTGCCAACAATACAATTGTCTCTTATGAACGGGATTTGAAAAATTATCTTAAATTCATTGTGAAAAGCGAAGGGCTTGCCAGTTTGAATGAAGTCCAAAGGGTCCATATCGTCCAGTTCCTGAAAAAGCTGAAGGAACAGGGGAAATCTGCCAAGACCCTTGCCAGGCATATCGCTTCCATCCGTGCCTTCCATCAGTTCCTGCTCAGGGAGAAGGTATGCGAAAATGATCCATCTGTACATATTGAGTCGCCGCAGCAGGAAAGAAGCCTTCCAAAGGTCCTGAGCATGGCAGAAGTGGAAACCCTCCTGGAATCGCCCTCAGACTCGAGCCATTACAGCCTCCGCGACAAAGCGATGCTTGAGCTCCTGTATGCAACAGGAATCAGGGTCAGTGAACTGATCGGACTGCAGATAGGCGATGTCCATCTGACAATGGGCTTTGTCCGCTGCATCGGGAAAGGAAATAAAGAAAGAATCATTCCGATTGGGAAAACAGCTTCAGAAGCAATTGAAAGATATCTTCTGCATGGAAGGCCGAATTTTGTTTCGAAAAGCCGCAGAGATGATACATTATTCCTGAACCATCATGGAAGGCAGCTGACCCGCCAGGGGTTCTGGAAAATACTGAAAAAGCTTGCAGGCGATGCGGGCATTGAAAAAGAGCTTACCCCTCATACTCTAAGGCATTCTTTTGCCACCCATCTGCTGGAAAATGGAGCAGATTTGCGGGCAGTACAGGAGATGCTCGGTCATGCGGATATATCAACAACCCAGATTTATACCCATGTCACGAAAACAAGGCTGAAGGATGTATATTCAAAATTTCATCCCCGTGCCTGA
- a CDS encoding purine-nucleoside phosphorylase: MDYGKIQNAAQFLKEKYGETPKIGLILGSGLGVLADEIEQPVKIPYNEIPDFPVSTVEGHAGQLVFGLLNGVQAVAMQGRFHYYEGYSFDKVTFPVRVMKELGVEILIVTNAAGGVNESFAPGDLMLISDHINNMGSNPLIGPNDSKLGVRFPDMSEAYSRDLRQQAREIAGKLNISIQEGVYVGNTGPTYETPAEVRMLRTMGGDAVGMSTVPEVIVARHAGLKVLGISCISNMAAGILDQPLNHEEVIETTEKVKANFLSYVKELVRQFGA; this comes from the coding sequence ATGGACTACGGAAAAATTCAAAATGCAGCACAATTTTTAAAAGAAAAGTATGGAGAAACGCCTAAAATCGGTTTGATTCTTGGCTCCGGGCTCGGCGTTCTGGCAGATGAAATCGAACAGCCAGTGAAAATACCTTATAATGAAATTCCTGATTTCCCTGTTTCAACAGTTGAAGGGCATGCAGGCCAGCTTGTATTCGGCCTTCTGAACGGTGTACAGGCTGTGGCTATGCAAGGGCGCTTCCACTATTATGAAGGCTACAGCTTCGACAAGGTCACTTTCCCTGTAAGAGTCATGAAGGAGCTCGGAGTGGAAATCCTGATCGTGACAAACGCTGCCGGCGGTGTTAATGAAAGCTTTGCACCAGGAGATTTAATGCTTATCTCGGACCATATCAACAATATGGGAAGCAATCCTCTGATTGGACCTAATGACTCCAAGCTTGGCGTCCGTTTTCCTGATATGTCGGAAGCATACTCCAGGGATCTGCGCCAGCAGGCAAGAGAGATTGCAGGCAAGCTGAATATCAGCATCCAGGAAGGTGTATATGTTGGCAATACCGGCCCTACATATGAAACGCCTGCAGAAGTGAGGATGCTCCGCACTATGGGCGGTGACGCAGTCGGCATGTCGACGGTACCTGAGGTAATCGTGGCCAGGCATGCAGGCCTGAAAGTACTGGGTATTTCCTGCATTTCCAATATGGCAGCAGGCATACTGGATCAGCCTTTAAACCATGAAGAAGTCATTGAAACGACTGAAAAAGTGAAGGCGAACTTCCTCTCTTATGTGAAAGAGCTTGTACGCCAGTTTGGTGCTTAA
- a CDS encoding stage V sporulation protein AB, with the protein MTISIIIVIFLGFAGGVSVGAGFVAFLTVLGIIPRLTQLSKTMKMIHHYEWAVVIGAVAGTSASLQDPRLYFPGFILVLFGLAGGIFVGMVAAALTEVLNVLPLLAKRLGIDGKIVVLLMAIVFGKVFGSLFHWMYFVD; encoded by the coding sequence ATGACCATTAGCATCATTATCGTCATTTTCCTGGGATTTGCGGGGGGCGTCTCTGTGGGGGCAGGATTTGTTGCGTTTCTGACTGTGCTGGGGATCATTCCAAGGCTGACCCAGCTGTCAAAGACAATGAAAATGATCCATCACTATGAATGGGCAGTTGTAATCGGGGCGGTTGCAGGAACATCTGCAAGCCTTCAGGACCCGCGGCTTTACTTTCCGGGATTTATCCTTGTTCTTTTCGGTCTGGCAGGCGGGATTTTTGTGGGGATGGTGGCGGCAGCACTTACAGAAGTGCTTAACGTCCTGCCGCTGCTGGCCAAAAGGCTTGGGATTGACGGCAAAATAGTTGTTCTGCTGATGGCCATCGTATTCGGGAAAGTATTTGGATCGCTGTTTCACTGGATGTATTTTGTAGACTGA
- a CDS encoding spore germination protein — MAETKKKNKTSISESPGRNEDFMKERIGLGVSFDLGVRKLQILKKEIQIYYVNGLCDTSFITQILEELVEINDHEKLSSNVFNIVKNRIVNQSVQPIETMDELVDQVLSGLIVILVEGETTGLVVDVRSYPGRTPEEPDTEKVVRGSRDGYVENIIVNTALTRRRIRDERLRFEIMRIGERSKTDIAIAYIKDVASTDLIEVVRQEIQSIDIDGLTMADKTVEEFLLKQGYNPYPLVRYTERADVGATHLLEGHVLIFVDTSPSVIITPTTFFHHLQHAEEYRQSPAVGTFIRWIRFIGVLASLFLLPLWFLFTLEPQLLPDAIKFIGPNEKTNIPIVIQIFLADIGIEFLRIAAIHTPTPLSTAMGLIAAVLIGQIAIDVGLFVPEVILYVAVASIGTFSTPSYELSIANKMARLAMLIAVALFHTPGFIISITVFILLLASIRSLNTPYLWPLLPFSPKAFLQILIRRSVPGSKIRPSIVHAKNRFKQPAKN, encoded by the coding sequence ATGGCGGAAACTAAAAAGAAAAACAAAACCTCTATTTCAGAATCACCCGGCAGAAACGAAGACTTCATGAAAGAGCGCATCGGGCTTGGCGTCAGCTTTGACCTGGGTGTCAGGAAGCTGCAGATCCTGAAGAAAGAAATCCAGATTTATTATGTAAATGGATTATGCGATACTTCTTTTATCACCCAAATCCTTGAAGAGCTCGTGGAAATCAATGATCACGAGAAACTGTCCTCAAATGTTTTCAATATCGTGAAAAACCGCATTGTCAATCAGTCGGTGCAGCCGATTGAAACAATGGACGAACTGGTTGACCAGGTGCTGTCCGGCCTGATTGTTATACTGGTTGAAGGGGAGACGACGGGACTTGTTGTCGATGTCAGAAGCTATCCCGGCAGAACACCGGAGGAGCCCGATACAGAGAAAGTTGTGCGGGGGTCAAGGGATGGATATGTAGAAAATATTATTGTTAATACCGCCCTGACCAGAAGGCGGATCAGGGATGAGCGGCTCCGCTTTGAAATCATGCGGATAGGGGAGCGCTCGAAAACCGATATAGCGATTGCTTATATTAAGGATGTCGCCAGTACAGATCTGATTGAAGTGGTCAGGCAGGAAATTCAATCGATTGATATCGACGGACTGACAATGGCGGATAAAACGGTTGAAGAATTTCTCTTAAAGCAAGGCTATAATCCATATCCGCTCGTCCGTTATACAGAAAGGGCCGATGTAGGTGCAACCCATCTGCTGGAAGGGCATGTCCTGATTTTCGTTGATACGTCGCCAAGTGTGATCATCACGCCGACAACCTTTTTCCACCATCTGCAGCATGCTGAGGAATACAGACAGTCGCCGGCAGTCGGCACATTCATCCGCTGGATCCGCTTCATCGGAGTGCTCGCCTCACTATTCCTGCTGCCATTATGGTTCTTATTTACTCTGGAGCCGCAATTGCTGCCGGATGCCATCAAGTTCATCGGCCCGAATGAGAAGACAAATATACCTATTGTCATACAAATCTTCTTGGCGGATATTGGCATTGAGTTCCTGAGGATTGCTGCCATCCATACGCCCACACCTCTTTCAACGGCAATGGGATTGATAGCAGCCGTCCTGATCGGACAAATTGCCATCGATGTCGGGCTGTTTGTGCCGGAGGTCATTCTCTATGTGGCTGTTGCTTCTATAGGAACCTTTTCAACCCCAAGCTATGAACTCAGTATAGCCAATAAGATGGCAAGGCTTGCCATGCTGATTGCCGTGGCACTCTTCCATACACCGGGCTTCATTATCAGCATAACAGTGTTCATCCTCCTCCTGGCAAGCATCAGGTCGCTGAACACGCCATATTTATGGCCGCTGCTGCCTTTCAGCCCGAAAGCATTTCTGCAGATCCTGATCAGAAGGTCTGTCCCGGGGTCTAAGATCAGGCCAAGCATCGTCCATGCG
- a CDS encoding pyrimidine-nucleoside phosphorylase produces the protein MRMVDLIEKKRDGKELSSEEIQFIIKGYTDGAIPDYQISALTMAIFFQGMTESERADLTMSMVESGDKIDLSKIEGIKVDKHSTGGVGDTTTLVLGPLVAAVGVPVAKMSGRGLGHTGGTIDKLEAVEGFHVEIENEEFIKLVNQNKIAVIGQSGNLTPADKKLYALRDVTATVDSIPLIASSIMSKKIAAGADAIVLDVKTGAGAFMKTLDDSRELAKAMVRIGNNVGRKTMAVISDMSQPLGFAIGNALEVKEAIDTLKGEGPEDLTELCLVLGSHMVVLAEKAETPAQAREMLEQAIKDGSALEAMKTFLSSQGGDASVVDDPSRLPQAKFVYELEAKEDGYVSEIVADAVGTAAMVLGAGRATKESEIDLAVGLMLRKKIGDTVSKGESLATIYSNFENVEEVKERLYSSIKITASKVDAPVLVHEEITE, from the coding sequence ATGAGAATGGTTGACTTAATAGAAAAGAAACGCGACGGCAAAGAGCTGTCTTCGGAAGAAATCCAATTCATAATAAAAGGCTATACTGACGGTGCAATTCCTGACTATCAGATCAGTGCTTTAACGATGGCTATCTTTTTCCAGGGCATGACAGAAAGTGAGAGAGCCGACCTGACGATGAGCATGGTAGAATCAGGCGATAAAATCGATCTGTCAAAAATCGAAGGCATTAAAGTCGACAAGCATTCCACAGGGGGAGTCGGCGATACAACTACGCTGGTGCTCGGCCCTCTTGTAGCGGCTGTCGGTGTCCCGGTCGCTAAAATGTCCGGCCGCGGCCTTGGCCATACAGGCGGTACCATCGATAAGCTGGAGGCGGTTGAAGGCTTCCATGTAGAGATAGAAAACGAAGAGTTCATCAAGCTGGTCAATCAGAACAAAATTGCCGTCATCGGACAAAGTGGAAACCTCACGCCGGCGGATAAAAAATTATATGCCCTCCGCGATGTAACAGCAACGGTTGACAGCATCCCGCTCATTGCCAGCTCCATCATGAGCAAAAAGATTGCTGCAGGCGCAGATGCCATTGTCCTTGATGTGAAAACGGGGGCTGGCGCCTTCATGAAGACGCTGGATGATTCCAGAGAGCTTGCAAAAGCAATGGTAAGGATCGGGAACAATGTCGGCCGCAAGACAATGGCAGTCATTTCAGACATGAGCCAGCCGCTTGGCTTTGCCATCGGCAATGCCTTGGAAGTGAAAGAAGCGATCGACACATTAAAAGGCGAAGGACCGGAAGATCTGACTGAGCTGTGCCTTGTACTAGGCAGCCATATGGTGGTGCTGGCTGAAAAGGCAGAAACCCCGGCACAGGCACGAGAAATGCTGGAACAGGCAATCAAGGACGGATCCGCCCTTGAAGCAATGAAAACCTTCCTCAGCTCACAGGGAGGGGACGCTTCTGTTGTAGATGATCCTTCCCGTTTGCCGCAGGCCAAATTTGTTTATGAACTTGAAGCAAAAGAAGATGGCTATGTTTCAGAAATTGTCGCTGACGCAGTGGGAACGGCTGCCATGGTCCTTGGTGCAGGAAGGGCAACTAAAGAATCGGAAATCGATCTTGCCGTCGGGCTCATGCTCCGCAAGAAGATCGGCGACACTGTCTCAAAAGGAGAATCACTTGCCACCATCTACAGCAATTTCGAAAACGTTGAAGAAGTCAAAGAACGCCTGTACAGCAGCATCAAAATCACGGCTTCCAAAGTAGATGCCCCTGTACTGGTGCATGAAGAAATTACTGAATAA
- a CDS encoding YqzK family protein produces MRSWMIMTFKTLKVFVLFTGCTILFYYGLLWLNEEYQSYHRYDEPEGSAVRVSGDAVSDETDWFDRLILFYHNGE; encoded by the coding sequence ATGAGATCCTGGATGATTATGACGTTTAAAACATTGAAGGTATTTGTCCTGTTTACGGGATGTACAATCCTTTTTTATTATGGGCTTTTATGGTTAAATGAAGAATATCAGAGCTATCACCGTTATGATGAGCCGGAAGGCAGCGCCGTCAGGGTATCTGGTGATGCAGTTTCTGATGAAACCGACTGGTTTGACAGACTGATTCTGTTTTACCACAATGGGGAGTAA
- the deoB gene encoding phosphopentomutase: MNSHTYKRIFLIVMDSVGIGEAADAERFGDKGSDTLGHIAERMNGLNMPNMGRLGLSNIKEIKGIEKAEKPLASYTKMQEASNGKDTMTGHWEIMGLNIETPFRVFPDGFPDELLSELEARTGRKIIGNKPASGTEILDELGEEHMKTGALIVYTSADSVLQIAAHEEIVPIDELYTICKIARELTLDEKYMVGRVIARPFIGQPGAFKRTANRHDYALKPFDRTVMNELKDGGLDVLAIGKISDIYDGEGVTKSLRTVSNMDGMDKLLETMGMDFTGLSFLNLVDFDALFGHRRDPEGYGKALEEYDARLPEVFDKLKEDDLLIITADHGNDPVYPGTDHTREYVPLLAYSKGMAVGKELPIRQTFADIGATVAENFAVAAPKFGKSFLGEL; the protein is encoded by the coding sequence ATGAATTCGCATACATATAAAAGAATCTTTCTAATTGTTATGGATTCGGTGGGAATTGGCGAGGCAGCGGATGCTGAGCGCTTCGGCGACAAGGGATCTGATACGCTTGGCCATATCGCTGAAAGGATGAACGGGCTGAACATGCCGAACATGGGCCGGCTGGGCCTCAGCAATATCAAAGAAATCAAAGGTATTGAAAAAGCAGAGAAGCCGCTCGCTTCTTATACAAAGATGCAGGAAGCATCAAACGGAAAAGACACCATGACAGGGCATTGGGAGATCATGGGGCTGAATATCGAGACACCGTTCAGGGTATTCCCGGACGGCTTCCCGGATGAGCTTTTGTCAGAGCTTGAAGCCCGCACAGGCAGAAAAATCATCGGGAACAAGCCGGCAAGCGGCACTGAGATCCTTGATGAGCTTGGGGAAGAGCATATGAAGACAGGAGCCCTGATTGTGTATACCTCAGCTGACTCGGTCCTTCAGATTGCAGCCCATGAAGAGATTGTGCCGATTGATGAGCTGTACACGATCTGTAAAATCGCCAGGGAACTGACACTTGATGAGAAATACATGGTTGGAAGAGTGATAGCACGTCCTTTCATCGGACAGCCTGGTGCATTCAAGCGGACAGCGAACAGGCATGATTATGCCCTGAAGCCATTTGACAGGACGGTCATGAATGAGCTGAAGGACGGCGGACTGGATGTACTGGCCATCGGAAAGATTTCCGACATCTATGACGGCGAAGGTGTGACAAAGTCACTGCGCACTGTCTCTAACATGGACGGGATGGATAAGCTCCTCGAAACGATGGGTATGGATTTCACAGGCTTGAGCTTCTTGAATCTTGTGGACTTTGATGCCCTTTTCGGACATAGACGGGACCCGGAGGGCTACGGGAAAGCGCTGGAAGAATATGATGCCCGCCTTCCGGAAGTGTTTGATAAGCTGAAGGAAGATGATCTGCTCATCATTACGGCTGACCACGGGAATGACCCGGTATACCCCGGGACAGACCATACACGTGAATATGTCCCATTATTGGCTTATTCTAAGGGCATGGCGGTCGGAAAAGAGCTGCCAATCAGGCAGACATTCGCCGATATCGGCGCTACTGTAGCGGAAAACTTTGCTGTGGCCGCGCCAAAATTCGGAAAAAGCTTTCTGGGTGAATTGTAA
- the spoIIAB gene encoding anti-sigma F factor — MKNEMNLQFSALSQNESFARVTVAAFIAQLDPTMDELTEIKTVVSEAVTNSIIHGYNHDSKGIVYISVSIEDGFVDMTIRDEGLGIGDVEEARQPLFTTKPELERSGMGFTIMENFMDEIEVRSHPGEGTEIRLRKHLSNSKMLCN; from the coding sequence ATGAAAAATGAAATGAATCTGCAATTCAGCGCTTTGAGCCAGAATGAGTCCTTTGCCCGGGTGACCGTCGCGGCTTTCATCGCCCAGCTTGATCCGACAATGGATGAACTGACTGAAATCAAGACGGTCGTATCAGAGGCAGTTACCAACTCGATCATCCATGGCTATAACCATGACAGTAAAGGGATTGTCTATATTTCTGTCAGTATTGAGGACGGCTTCGTTGATATGACAATCAGAGATGAAGGGCTCGGGATCGGGGATGTGGAAGAGGCCAGGCAGCCGCTGTTTACAACCAAACCAGAGCTGGAACGTTCCGGCATGGGCTTTACAATCATGGAAAATTTCATGGATGAGATAGAAGTTCGCTCACACCCAGGAGAAGGCACCGAAATCCGTTTAAGGAAGCATTTATCAAACAGTAAAATGCTATGCAATTAA
- a CDS encoding D-alanyl-D-alanine carboxypeptidase family protein — protein MKRIVSIMVFVLLSAMMAPAALAEESGVKLVDNVKSAILIERDTGAVLYEQNSNEQLPPASMTKIMTMLLIMEAIDKGKLSMDEKIRASEYAASMGGSQIFLEPGEEMTTEQMLKGIAIGSGNDASVAMAERLAGSEEEFVKLMNKKAKDLGLKDTIFKNATGLPVTEHYSTAHDMALMAKELLKYEGITKFTGTYEAYLREDTDKKFWLVNTNRLVRFYPGVDGLKTGFTNEAKYCLTATAEKNGMRVIAVVFGAPTSKERNAQVTKMLDYAFSQYETHPMYKRNEALGSAKVSKGEIKQVEALTSEPISLLTKKGEDTKAVKKTVVLKKDLKAPIAKGDQIGTLKVEKDGKTIVESPLVAKSEVKEAGWWTLYKRALGIFTKSN, from the coding sequence ATGAAGCGAATCGTTTCTATAATGGTGTTTGTTTTACTATCAGCAATGATGGCACCGGCAGCCTTAGCCGAAGAAAGCGGCGTCAAGCTGGTTGACAACGTAAAATCGGCGATCTTGATTGAGCGGGATACCGGGGCTGTTTTATATGAGCAGAACAGCAATGAACAGCTGCCTCCAGCAAGCATGACTAAGATCATGACCATGCTTTTGATCATGGAAGCGATTGATAAGGGCAAGCTTTCCATGGATGAAAAGATCAGGGCGAGTGAATATGCAGCATCCATGGGCGGCTCGCAAATATTCCTGGAACCGGGCGAAGAAATGACAACAGAACAGATGCTGAAGGGGATTGCCATCGGATCAGGAAATGATGCATCTGTTGCCATGGCTGAGAGGCTCGCCGGTTCAGAAGAAGAATTCGTCAAGCTGATGAATAAAAAAGCCAAAGACCTTGGCTTGAAGGACACGATTTTCAAGAATGCAACAGGCCTGCCTGTAACCGAACACTACAGCACAGCCCATGATATGGCACTTATGGCAAAGGAACTGCTGAAATATGAAGGCATAACCAAGTTTACAGGAACATATGAAGCTTATTTAAGGGAAGATACCGACAAGAAATTCTGGCTGGTCAATACAAACAGGCTGGTCCGCTTCTATCCGGGAGTCGACGGATTGAAGACAGGCTTTACAAATGAAGCGAAATATTGCCTGACGGCTACAGCTGAGAAAAACGGGATGAGGGTAATCGCAGTTGTCTTTGGTGCTCCGACATCGAAAGAAAGAAATGCTCAGGTAACCAAGATGCTGGATTATGCTTTCAGCCAGTATGAGACACATCCAATGTATAAGCGGAATGAAGCTTTAGGTTCTGCCAAAGTCAGCAAAGGCGAGATAAAGCAGGTCGAAGCTCTGACGAGCGAGCCGATCTCACTGCTGACGAAAAAAGGCGAAGACACAAAGGCAGTCAAGAAAACCGTCGTCCTGAAAAAAGACCTGAAAGCCCCAATAGCTAAAGGCGATCAAATTGGTACGCTGAAAGTTGAAAAAGATGGGAAGACAATCGTGGAAAGCCCGCTGGTGGCCAAAAGCGAAGTGAAAGAGGCAGGCTGGTGGACGCTCTATAAACGGGCTCTCGGCATTTTCACGAAATCAAATTGA